The window ctaaagtattcttcaatgaatatttcaccttgaatttgatatgtagcgtggaaaataggcttttcgctaatcaatgtaatcgtttttcgacttacgaagatcagccggaatcctcgtaagaacgagacgaaagtaccatcgacgatttcgccggGGATGAcgcagcaccaaaaatcgatgacgtcaaacacaaatcgtaatcgtaatcgtaagcgatgcggaaactcgctaataAAAAGGCAAATTACGCAAGATATAGAATTGAACTATCAGTGTGACGCAAGTATAATTTACACTTTACGAACAAACGCTATACTACATAATGTAATATAGTAGTACTCCTGGGAAATCTGTTATTTTCCCAACCAATCTTTTATCTTTCAAAATGTTAGTGTTGAAAAGCTACATGTGGAAATCTGAAGGCAGGGCAGAAAAAGGTACCGTCTGAAAAATGCTGACAAGGTCAAGGTGTGTTGCCCTGCTTTAGACAAAATGAAAATCCTTTGGTTATTGATGAAAGCAGGCAGGACAATAAGAAAATTTGAGGACAAATATCAACTAATAAGGCAGGGTTCCATGCCCTGCTACATGTTAAACCATTTTAACTGAAACACTGGACGGATAATTTTGCAGTAAAGGTAAAGGCAAGGAAGAACTTTGAGAATTTCTTTTCTGTTTAAAACCTTTGACTGTGAGGGCATTATGGAAGGAgctgacattttaaaaaaacaaactatcTAATTGGTAACGAAAACAGTGGTAATAAATTCAGCCAGTTAAGGTCCTATCAGTAGTTTTATAGAGAGGCAGTACTGCACTGCCCTATCACCCCATACATGTACCTATCACACCATCCTTGTGAGCACTGAGCTTTTACTAGGCTCGTATGGTTATGGTACAGGTTTACCTCGCTCTCCCCAGGCCCAGGTTCTATATCAAAATAGACGTGGATTAAATATGTAAGCACGGCCTGGTACACTGAGATCAGCAGGTATAGGGAGATGACTACTGCCTCTAATAAACTGCTGGTGCATGAATACTGCCACTAATAAACTGCTGGTGCTATGTTTACCTGCAATTGGTGGTCCAACAAGGTTCGCCACTCCCTGGCCACACATCAGGATTCCGTAGGCATTGGTGAGCTTTTCGAGCGAGAGCATCTCCACAATAATAATCGAAGCGAGAGAAAAGTTCGCCCCGATGAAGAATCCATACACTGCACTACTCATACAAATCGTGACAAAAGTCGTACAGAGTGGGTAAAAGAAAATAGCAATACCACAAATAACCATAGAAAGGCCATACACAAGTGACGAACTCACTTTCGGCGAATCCGCAATTAAACCAAAGAATATCAGGCCAAACATGTTCGCAATTCCGATCACAGATACAACCATTGATGTCTGCATGTGAGTCAAGCCAATGTGAGCGCCGTAATCCGGCACATAGAAATACGGGATGTCGTACCACGCGTAGAGGATGACGTTAGATAGAAAGAACAGAACGTATTTAACACTCCTGAAGATGGAAACGTCGAGCATCTCCTTCACGACACGTTTCGCATGTTTCCATTGGCAACACATAAACATCCTGTCAtcagattcatcatcatcactcgTGGCATCACTCGCTTTATACAACTGTGGACAACTACTTGATTTATTCTGAATAAACTCGTCTAATCGTATCAAACTTCCGCGATAGAAGATATCACGTCTATACATCGGTAGAAAGCGATCTTGATTTGAGGCCTTCTGCTGCGGTTGTCTTGGTAGGGTGGCACGAGTTTTTTCCCAAGTTTGTGGCTGCGAGGCAACACCATGGATAATGCTATTAGTTTGTGGAGGGTTGTCGGAGAATGTGATCTGGACATCTTTCAGACTCTGACTTTTATTCAGTCGCGAATGACTTTTATCAAAGCGTGATTTTGACGTCTCGTCGTCCTGAAAAGTACAGATCACATTGGTATGCGTATCACTCACGTTATTGTCCGTACATGTAGAATGCTTTCGAATGTCACCATTGCTACACTCATCACGATTTTCTGTATTATCAACAACACTCGACAAATGACCGTTAGTCCTATTTTCAGTTGCACTCTTGGCCTGAAGGAAGGGAACCTCCAGTCGGTTCCCCGTTATACTTTCACAATCACGAGAATTGGTAAATAAGACTTTTACCTTATCCGACACATGAGCCTCAGATTTTGACCCATGTGGAGCAAAATCATCACCATCTTTATAAAAATAGGTCGGCAACTGAACTAAAGAATGAGTAACAGGTTCAGAAAGATGCTGCTTTATTTTATTGACAGCTACACTTCCACGTCTTCCATTTAACTGCATCTCTATTTCATTCACCGCATCCACGTGCTCACTGAAATTCAGTTGAGAATTATTCCTAGACGTTCGCGACAGGCGTTCCAACGAATGGAGGAATTTGCGTCGTTTTCTTTGACCCGACGTTTCCAATGGCCTAAAAAGTGCACCACAAACCACAAGGTTGAGAAAGAATCCACCGATGAGGAGAAAGGTTCCTCGCCAGCCGTAAGTCTGTATAAGGTACTCCATCAGTGGAGCCATCGCGAATGTACCGATGCCACTTCCAGACACTGATATACCAGTGGCAAGGGCTCGACGTTTTTCAAAGTAAAATGCCACGATTATAACCCCTGGTGTATACACCAGGGACAGACCCACACCCGAGATAACGCCGAAGGTCAAACATAGAATTTCACTGCTGGTGGCAAACACACACAACACACATCCAACGCAGGAGATAATGCCACCAGCAATACACGTCCATCTGCAGCCGTATTTGTTTATCAACGCACCGGCTATCGGACCGGCTAACATAGGAATTGCACAGAATACTGAGCCAATCCAGGTGATTTTACTGTGGCTGTCTTCATAGAAGTGATCGTGGAGCTCCGTAAATAGTACGCCGAAAGAAAATGCCACACCGTCGGTGATTACATTGGTGATGAAAGAGGCGGCAATAATAACCCATCCCCAGCCACCATCAGGGGGGGTGGGCATCGGGAGATCGGAGGATTCAGAGGAAGAGCTCGATGACGAATCATCGCCGCTTTTCTGGCTGGCTTTACTGACATGACGAGTTCGACTAAATGTTTCTGTCTCTCCCATTGGGGCCATGGCCTTGATATCAAGTTATTGGAACTAAAGAATTCGGCTAAATAAATCCTAAACACTGATGACAGGTAAAGTTTTGACATGGGTCTGCATAGATGTAATATATTGATGTTTTGATTCCACTGGTTGCCTCCCCTCAAGTGACGTTTTGTACAACTGGACCACTCCGACATGGGTTCCCTGCAAGAACAACAAAGGTAGAATGATTACAGGTGAAGCAGACGCGAGGTCTCATGATATGATCTCATCAGCAGTGTGGGACACCTGGGCCCGGTTATTCAAACAAAGCTGCTAACGGTGGTTTGGCGGATGCTAAACCACCGTTATATTTGATAGCGGGCCCCAAATTTGTCTGCTTGGCTTAGCTGCTGCCTAGCCACTGCATCTCAAGGGTGCCGCCATGGGGTTCCACAAATTTTTATTGGGGTTTCACTTAGTTTAGTAGCAGTCGCTAAAACTTATCCAGGCTTTCAAGGGCCCAGATGTTGCCACCTGTCACTGAGTCTTCAGTCAGCAGATGTCGCTAGTCGTCATCCAGCTGTTAAGGGGTCACTGGTTTATGGCCAAGTTTCCTTAGGCCTTCTGAAGAGTTCAGAGTGtgtgaatttgtttttttagcCCAGGTTCGTCTTTGTTGAAATGGCCCATTCGACATCATACCAACCATTCCACGGCATCCATACCAAGTCCAATGGacaaattcgaagaagtttgttttggcgcgTAGGACTCACTACTACTAGTAGgagtcatgcatttcaccttgaacaaaggatcgtcGTGTCTCtgggcattgtccgaagtcggcttgcCATAACCTATGCTTAGGCCTTCGCCGGACATGTTCCGAGTGTGCACATTTGTCATTTTGTGTTGATGAATGATGTTTTGGCGCCGATTCGTCTTCTTCAATCATGTTCTTCAAAAGGCCCATATATAGTAATACCAGTGGCAGTGCAAAAGAGCAGGGTATGAACTCTAGCTGTAGGTCTTTCTAACCTGCTCTCATTACAATTGTCATCAGTCAGTAGGTCTACATCTTTGCACACAATGTATACATCGTATGTAGCAGTATACGACGTAGTCTACTTTACTTAACACACAATGGctgaataggcctacatgcaatcagctgatttgaaaacaatcaaaatgaaagtcaAAGTGTCATCAACATTTTTTGCAGTAATTCAAAAGCAAGTTACAGTGAACGGCGGGTTTTCACTTACCTCATATCCTATTTTATGTGACTACCGAACACATAGCAGAAAATATCTCCGGATAATTGCACAAACAGTTGTTTTAAAGTGCACATCACTGCAAAgcgacagaccttttccagatCAGGATATCAACTATAAATAGGCGCCTCGTTCTGACAGCACGTTTGACAGTTAGCTTCAACGAGGTTAGGTGTCAGCACCGTACGGGAACGGCTCCTGGTGGATGTGGCAGTATACTATACACCCAGGACAGTCTGTGGGCTCCGtggtagaagaagaaaatgtcccctgaaAAACGTGTCAGGctatattgtattctgacggatttattgtggtacatgtatatggttctTGAATGTCTTGTCTTGGAAACATGTGAATCATGGCATGGTAACAGTCCCAGTGATCCATGTATTATTTCAGTGGTAATTCATCACCCAAGCTCTTCTTTTAAAGTGCATTTTGAAACAATTGACCTCTTGATTCTGAGGCCAGTGCTCTAGCACTTTGCCACTGTAGTGATCTAATGATCACATCCTGGAAATCACCAGAGTGTGTCGTCGACAgaaaatcatcatcatactAAAAAGTCCCTTGGAAAGGCACTTTCAGGAGTTAAAGTATTCTTTCTCCCGTCATGGTTGTGCCGGCGCTACCGTCCCCTGTCCTTCATGATTTAAAGTGTCCTTCTCCagtcatgaaaataaatgtaaTCCAACAAAGCCTATTTTTACGGGCTATGTAAATTGTACCGCTATGACTTTCTACTTTCTGTTCCTAAAGAGACGCATAGGCTAGGTGAGCGCAACTTGTAATAGAAACCGAGACGTTCAGAAGATTCCGTGGTGTTATTCCAGCCATCCAGTTTGTCCTCTGAATAACAACCAGAAGACTGCTTTACCCAGAGAGCGTCTCGGAATGAAGACTGAGTGTGATGTACCATTGGCCGGGGCCGACTCAATACCCATCCTCCAAACTATCAAAATTCATTCCCTTTTCACAAGACACTTACCCAGCGTTGTCTAAAtactcccttagcggacacctctctattaaggacaccctctctatcaaggatactAGTCTTGGTCAaaaattggtagtttcctttcaatttgatctctctaatcaggacacctctctattaaggacaacacttgtcagtcccgagggtgtccttaatagggaggttctactgtaattgaaaGACATCAAAAATGTATCTAcagtattttatttatttagaGACTGTTAAGTCACACTGAAGAGAATTCACATCACAATAATGTATCACAATTTCCTTTTGTCCACAAAAATTCCCCTTCTTGCATCAAATTGTACTGTAATATCCACCAGGAGCTATCACAACTTGTTGGCACCCGCTTGAGACAATCTACGTCGGTGTCCGACTGAAGTCCAGGGGTACAAACTAGTCGAAGCAATTCTCAGTAAAACTCGCTTGCGTTCTTccagttacatgtatgtgcatgtGATTAATGTTCATCTAATAAAAACTTGGtaattacatgaacatgtatcatGTGGTTATCCTGCTACAAACTAAAAAACAATGCTGCGGCACATCAGTTGACCGTCGTCATACCAGGAGGAGGGGTGATTGGCGGACCACCGGACTTGACCGGGGTGCTAGGACCACCCGGGGCAGACGGAGAAGTTACGTTCCCGAACAACCCATAGCTGGTaaacttcttcttcagcatgaAGATGGCCCCGATCGAGGTTCCCACGATTGTCAACGCCATGATCGCCGCAAGGGTTGGCTTCAGCGCATTCGTGGCAGGTTCAGGTGACGGCGTGGCTGAAAAGAACCGCAAAGCATGTCACCAGCAATGGTAGACTTGTTGCGACAGAAAAGACAAGACCGACTATTTCTGTCTCACATAATCATACCGGCTATAGTTACAATAGATATTGATTGTAAATTAGTAGGGATTCTGCTGAAACACCTCTTCTGGTCACTATCGCGGGTGTTAACTAAACTTGGGTAACGCCAAGCTAACTGAACGCCATCTAGTGACTAatgtgttttgaacaaccaggccctgttttGTATATTGAGAGGGCGCAGTTAATTGTATTAGTCACCAGTCGGTCGTTCtgtgtacactccggacgcagtggactggcaTCGTCCCTCCCCAAAAGTGTGGTATACACGAAGGGATGACAAATGAACTGCCCCGGAGTTTTAGTTCCTCACCATAACGACGATCAAAATAGCGAAATGGTCTGCATAGGAGTTTATCATTTGTTTACTCCAAAAATTACACGGACATGGTCTTCCTAAAGTTCCATCAGGCAATAGAATTTAACCACATTAAAAAAATGCACAGCATTTTCATTGCGAGCGCCTCAAAAACAGAACCTGCGTGCGAGTACAAAGAAGGGAACATGTACAGAAAAGTAGGTAGAATTCCTTGACTTCTCTCGACGCGCGCAAAGAACATTTTTGACTTTTTATCACCAGTGCGACTACATACTCCGTTAAAGAGTTTAGTGTTAattagaagaagaagagaagagaatTCGGCCCCACGGTGGTTTTATCGGCAAAGACTTGCGGCTGAAGGGAACAAGTTATAGCGAGCATGGTATTGATCCTCTGAACTCTCAAATTACTATACCTGCTTGAGTTGTCGGTGGCGGTGTGGTGGGCTTTTCGCTTGTGGTAGGCATACTGGTGGTGGATGGTGGGCCTCCCTTGCCATGGACCTCCACCTCACAGATCACAAGAGGATCTTGATAGGCCGACTTCTTGACAAAAATAACATGGCGGCCTTTCGTGTTTGGGTCACACCTGATGTCCTTCAATTCGCCAGAGAACGGCCTTCCCATATATTTTTTGCAGACGGTGTATCCTAATGTCACTGGAGTCTGCGGCGTGGTTGTTGTTGGAGGACTATCTGTGGTCGTTATTCCGCTGGCCGTTGTCGTTGTAGGAGCAACTGTTGTTGTTATCGGGCCGGTGTATGTCAGGGCGGGATAGAGGACCTCTAGGTGTTTCACGTCGAAGGAATCGGTCGCTAGGATGTCCAAAAGGAGGTAGGAACCTGCGAGATAATTTGAGTCACATGTGCCAAGTATAAACGACTGATTGTGAGAGAATATTGGATGGAATGGTGCCCATCAGAAAAGAATTGGTACTTGATCGTTTTATGAATTTATTAGCGATAATCGAATCGGCGCAAGTCATTCATGGTTGTACTGAGCTCGTAGTACTACTCATTTCCATCAGCTCCAGGTTGTGCTTTATCAAGGAccttcttttcttcttcagccAGCTCTTGCTCGATCGTGTGAATGATTTGATAGTGCCAAAGGCCCACCGGGCAAATGCGTTACAAAATTCAGTTTATGAACTAAAAGAAGGGGACATATTTGGAGAAGGAGGGATTTGAGCAAAAACATGAACTTTGAATAATTAAGTAAAAAGTAGCCGACGCTCTTACCATTCGATGAGATAGTGACATATTCTATCTCGTACGTGTACTTGAGGTCCACTTTCCACCACGCGACAACCTTGTCAGCTCTGGAGACAAAGCAGAACCCAGAGTTTGGGTCGGGGGTGGGGTTACCGTCCGTGGCTTTGCTAGGTGTGTTGGTTCCTTGGGAGGAGCCGGCAGCTGCTGCCATGCCAACTGCTTTATTCTGAGCAGCTAAAAGAGATTTTGAATATATTTGATTAAAAAGTAGCATCTGCAGCGACATCTACCCCTTGTTGTGCAATATCTCTCAAACGCTTCGTCAACGGCCAGAAACTTCCCATGTACGCTTCGCACTTTGGAGTGCCATATATTAGTGCCCTTTTTAAATTTGAGTAAGAAATAATCTGGTTTAACTTTGTGTGCCATTTCAAATGGTCAAATATGCAACGCGTGTTTGTCTTTGGTTACACTCCTACGCAGTGGTGCAAGTGGGTGATGAGTTCATGATTCATGTCCTCATGTAAGGATGTGCTCTCGTGATCCATGCAGGAATGTGCTTTTGTAGCTGGGTAAAGCCAACTGTGTTTTCGTTATCCTAGGAATGTGCTAAGTTGTGTTAGGATGTGCTTATGTGATCCCGGAAATGTGCTTAATTGAACGAGGATGTGCTTTCGTGGAACGAGAATGTGCTTCGGTGGAAGTGAGTGTCAAAAGTCACCAAATCTTACCTGTTATTTTCGGGTCTAGATAAGAACAATAATATTTCATTAACATGACACACAGCAGAAAATCCTGTCCCACTTCAATCGGGCGGCACACGACAGATTTGCATCATTGAAATTCTCGTGTATGATGTCAACTATAACTTCATTGAGAATCTCAGTAGAGAAAGCAACGTGATCTAATCAAATCACGTGATTTTGTCTCAGCACACTGTGATACTTGTGCATCAATGGTTATCCGTCTTAGCTCTGACGTCATCACGATACACCACTTCGTTTATCTGGTGGACGCTTTGCAGGCTTCGTCCACGATGGTCGACCAAAAGCCTGACATCATCGACTTCGACAACGTTGCTAGTTTCTTTAGGTCCAAAATCACGGACCACCGTtggcaatacatgtacctgtatagTTTTTGTTCCCATAGACCTCCACCTCGCAGAATTGCAATGGGTCCCCCTTAGCCCCCTCCTTCATTATGATCAGGTAACGTCCTATTGCCCTGTTAGATTTGCAGTCCATCCGTTTCATCTCTCCCGTCGTAAGAGACGCCGTCTGCGCGTGACAAACAGTAAACATGGTCTGGTGGACCTTCTGGGCATCAAACATCATGGCGATCATGATACGGAAGTTTCGGAGCCGGTTTCCTGTGAGGATGAAAAATTAGCTTGTTGCAGTTACCTGAAGTATTATCCACGCATGATAACTCGGACTTGATATGAGGTGACCATGTACTGCGTTTTCAGAATTCGAACGTTTGCTTGCGGTGAGGCTTACTGTACCCGTTATTGAAAGAGCCTATCACATCCCCGTTGTAGACGACCAAAAACATAAACACTGGAGAAACGAACTGAAAAACATTTAGGCGAAGGCATGAGAACATAATTAGCCCTTTACGAAGTTATCTATTTATGCTGTTGCCTACCGCAGCAGTCTCCCCTGTTGTAGATGACGACAGAAATGACCCTGAAAACATCTCGCAGATCCACGCTCCACCATTCAAGATCCTCCTTTCCTGGGGTCTCCATGCACGAGCCGCCGTAGATGTTGTTGTCAGTGTTGCCGTCCACAGCCCGGGAGCTTAGACGATCTGAGACGGTCGGATCCGTCTCCCCTGTCTGTATCGCATCCTTTAGAAGAGCGATATTCACTGTAGAGACAAGACATGACGATTTCATTTAAAAGGAATGTATCTTTCGACCTTTCGTTCACCAGACGTAAGTTTGGGAAGGAGATGTTTGTTAGTCAGATTCAAAAGAAGGGACTACGTGTGGCGAAGGGGAATTCTATTAATCATGTTGAACAGCATTTGTTAAGGAAGAATCCCTGCACTTACATTCGGCTGATGATCCGTACACCTCAACTTCACACAACGTCAGCGGCGACATGGTCGTCTTGGACACGATGACATACTGGCCAAACGTTGGCTGGTTGCAGTTTACATCCTTCACCTCTCCTGGGCCCATGGCGTGCTGCTGTTCATAGCACATGGTCACAACAGAGGAGGCAAGCTTCCCCGGGACGAACACCTTGGCGACAAGAACTCTGAAGTTCTTAAGCCTGAATGCTAAGAGGTATAAGGAAAACAAGTATAGCTTTCTGCCGGATCTTGCCTGATTTGAAAGCGTTTTGAAAGAACCAAGTTATGACTGGGAAGTTCCCGGGAAGAAAAAAGTCATTGATTAGCCTTGAGCAACTAATCAGCAACGAGACATTTGCAATACTTCTCTCACGGCTTATTACCATAAAGTGATAAACATAAAGGTCTCACTATAACTTTCGTAATATTGAGTGAAACGTGTTTGTGTATTCCTTTAAAATTATGCTGTCACTGTAACCTACCAAATCCATCTTCCCTGTTCACAATAACAATCCTGCGGACCCTGTAAACTTTGCCCAAGTCCACGCTCCACCATTCCTCTCTGTCCATACCCGTCGTCATGGAGCATGACTTTCGGTCGAAGTCGGTCATGCGCCATCCATCCACCGCCAGGCTTGCACTACCTGATGTGACGGATACATCACTGCtttgaatcgttttcttgttgATGGCAAGATTTTCTGCAGGCAAAGAAACAACGTTCACTAATTCCTGACTTCAAATAACCTGAACAAACTATTGAATCAGGCTTATATGTTATGTCGGTCGAACCCGGACAATGTGACCCTTCAAAATAAAAGGAAAATCAGCACTAAAACATCTTTCAGTGATTTTTGTCACTAAAGCCTACTGTTAACTGCCCGTATCAGAATCATTGGAAGTCGCGTGATGACAGCACATCTCGTGGCGCGCTGCCGTCTTGGCTCTGTCGTCATCACAGTACACCACCTACCCCAAACACTCGATTCATACACCTCGATCTCACAGATCGTCAATGGATAGTTCCCTTCAGCGATGATGGTGACGTGGCGACCAATGATTGGCTGTTTACATTTGACGAACTTCCTCTCTGCGCTGTTTAACCTCTGAACTTGATGGTGGCAGAGGGTGTAGTTGTATGGGTTCACCTTGTTCTTGTCGAATTCCCGGGAAATGTAGATGTAGAAGTCGCGCAGACAGAAGTCTGAAATAAATACGTTTCAATCCCCCTTAGCTACCTGATAATAGTTCAGTGGTGGAACAAAAATCGCGCATGATATTTCATAGCGGACTCGGCTGAGTAAAACAGAGGACGTGTTTGGAAAAGGAGGAGGCTTTACCCTTAGATAAAGTAACGCAAGTTGACAGACATGTTTGACTACTTGCCATCTTTGCAGGCAAGCAGGTGGTATGCTAAATGGTACCGGTAATGATAAGGCAAAACGACGTGTTTTTACGTTATTGCACAAATAATGGAAGTATAAGGTTATTAAAAAAGACCCGGACATATCTACACACTTTTACAATCTCTTTTATTGACGACTACCAGTTTGTCAATCTCGTAATATCCCAACAGGTCAATGTGGAACCAGACTTCGCCGGCGTTGGGTTCGACTGTCATGGCTGTAGCGCACTCTCCTTCTTGATCGCCATCCACTGCAAGGTCCGACTTGTACTTCCAGTAGGTGCTCCTTTGATTAGTCGGTTTCCCATAGGCGAGGTTTCCTGAAACGTTCAAAAACGGGTAGCATGGGGATACGTAAGTAAGTTTGTCCATGGTTAAACTGGTGTCCGTGAGCACAGCTCAGTTCTTCGTACGTCTTGCAGCCTGTTTGGTCGGTTTCGTTTGAAGAGGCATCCGTTCGGGTTTTCTTCAGCACCGGAGGTGTCCCGGAAAattctttgaaaatgtttctcGCGACATTGGAGGCAGTCAGTCACCAAACAAGTACGGTATATGACTTACCGTCATCTGCATATCCGTATACCTCGAGCTCACAGAAGCTTAGGGGATCTTTGAGGGCTGGCTCCTTGACGACGATAACATACTTGCCCACGGGAGCTGTGGGGCAATATAGTGGCTTGATATGGCCCGCGGGAATGGCCGCCTTCTGATCATGACACAACACAAACGTGTTGCTTTCGAACTTTTTCGGATCGAAACTCCTAGCGACAAGAACTTTGAAGTTCTTTAGACGGTCACCTAGAATGTTGAAGAAGATGTCCAATTTTATCTTTCAACGACCAAAATTTACAGAAAATCGTCCAAAAGTAGCACC is drawn from Lineus longissimus chromosome 1, tnLinLong1.2, whole genome shotgun sequence and contains these coding sequences:
- the LOC135487668 gene encoding monocarboxylate transporter 2-like, whose amino-acid sequence is MAPMGETETFSRTRHVSKASQKSGDDSSSSSSSESSDLPMPTPPDGGWGWVIIAASFITNVITDGVAFSFGVLFTELHDHFYEDSHSKITWIGSVFCAIPMLAGPIAGALINKYGCRWTCIAGGIISCVGCVLCVFATSSEILCLTFGVISGVGLSLVYTPGVIIVAFYFEKRRALATGISVSGSGIGTFAMAPLMEYLIQTYGWRGTFLLIGGFFLNLVVCGALFRPLETSGQRKRRKFLHSLERLSRTSRNNSQLNFSEHVDAVNEIEMQLNGRRGSVAVNKIKQHLSEPVTHSLVQLPTYFYKDGDDFAPHGSKSEAHVSDKVKVLFTNSRDCESITGNRLEVPFLQAKSATENRTNGHLSSVVDNTENRDECSNGDIRKHSTCTDNNVSDTHTNVICTFQDDETSKSRFDKSHSRLNKSQSLKDVQITFSDNPPQTNSIIHGVASQPQTWEKTRATLPRQPQQKASNQDRFLPMYRRDIFYRGSLIRLDEFIQNKSSSCPQLYKASDATSDDDESDDRMFMCCQWKHAKRVVKEMLDVSIFRSVKYVLFFLSNVILYAWYDIPYFYVPDYGAHIGLTHMQTSMVVSVIGIANMFGLIFFGLIADSPKVSSSLVYGLSMVICGIAIFFYPLCTTFVTICMSSAVYGFFIGANFSLASIIIVEMLSLEKLTNAYGILMCGQGVANLVGPPIAGLLYDLTQSYLTTFLCAAGFIILSGVLLFIVAAIQFRSNRRLQRRRRENCALGEDAGRRSLMDDTPALEQSAATPQTEL
- the LOC135498766 gene encoding uncharacterized protein LOC135498766 — encoded protein: MFGKLLTILIGKLLYHLNFVGLSNRMMKKRWDIHVFTLVALIFFFDYCTSAVPRPDNLAYKKPTKTSAGKVIAGFGHTKAVDGDRTANLLATKSCFQSALVPEAFWSVDLQAIYNVRIVLLVNNKEKYFMGKEMKIMLTEEFDSTNLWKSNYTMIGHQMKFLQANEIKLYRCPTTRCMARYVVLIRQPASFEPLVFCEIEVYDRNTLENLALQKNSESLSGKGGQYLAPNGNDGFPSSTFSDGSCFQSADKPLEEREWWRVDMGREYQVRKMTMTTRGDCCGESFFNVQFLVGKDFIAEDAYNDAFTECKYQQSIVPKGNIKDFFCKRPAVGRYAVVAKKTSMLSPLMFCELEVFGHIPEVNYAENKPTLQIDEIGTTNRSSSQGADGNINPDFNDFSCIETPGKQKKEWWSVDLGVVVRVRNVVIVNRGDCCGDRLKNFKVLVARSFDPKKFESNTFVLCHDQKAAIPAGHIKPLYCPTAPVGKYVIVVKEPALKDPLSFCELEVYGYADDGNLAYGKPTNQRSTYWKYKSDLAVDGDQEGECATAMTVEPNAGEVWFHIDLLGYYEIDKLVVVNKRDCKNFCLRDFYIYISREFDKNKVNPYNYTLCHHQVQRLNSAERKFVKCKQPIIGRHVTIIAEGNYPLTICEIEVYESSVWENLAINKKTIQSSDVSVTSGSASLAVDGWRMTDFDRKSCSMTTGMDREEWWSVDLGKVYRVRRIVIVNREDGFAFRLKNFRVLVAKVFVPGKLASSVVTMCYEQQHAMGPGEVKDVNCNQPTFGQYVIVSKTTMSPLTLCEVEVYGSSAELNIALLKDAIQTGETDPTVSDRLSSRAVDGNTDNNIYGGSCMETPGKEDLEWWSVDLRDVFRVISVVIYNRGDCCGNRLRNFRIMIAMMFDAQKVHQTMFTVCHAQTASLTTGEMKRMDCKSNRAIGRYLIIMKEGAKGDPLQFCEVEVYGNKNYTDPKITAAQNKAVGMAAAAGSSQGTNTPSKATDGNPTPDPNSGFCFVSRADKVVAWWKVDLKYTYEIEYVTISSNGSYLLLDILATDSFDVKHLEVLYPALTYTGPITTTVAPTTTTASGITTTDSPPTTTTPQTPVTLGYTVCKKYMGRPFSGELKDIRCDPNTKGRHVIFVKKSAYQDPLVICEVEVHGKGGPPSTTSMPTTSEKPTTPPPTTQAATPSPEPATNALKPTLAAIMALTIVGTSIGAIFMLKKKFTSYGLFGNVTSPSAPGGPSTPVKSGGPPITPPPGMTTVN